A region of the Denticeps clupeoides chromosome 12, fDenClu1.1, whole genome shotgun sequence genome:
TGAAACATATGAAAAATGTGAAGATAACATTATTAACTGAGAGACTAAATTTGTCTGTTGCAATGTGCTGCCAGTGCGCCCTCTAGTGAACATTTGCATAAATTACAACAGAAATgccaagaaaattacaatttaatctaaatattctttaaagaggaaggtcttgagctgtcgtttgaaggtgctcagtgactgagctgttctgacctcgaggggaagttcattccaccacagaggggccaagacggagaagagtctagatgaatgtcttccttttaccttcagagatggagggaccaggcgagcagtactggaggctcggagtatacgaggtgcagtgcgaggtgtaataagggctgtgaggtaggatggtgctactccatgtttggctttgtaggccagtggagggaacgtagcagaggggtggtgtgggacaatttgggaaggttgaagattagtcgtgctgctgcattttgtattagttgtagaggtcagatggtacatagtggtagaccagctagaaggtagttgcagtaatccagtcgtgagattactaaggactgaaccagtagttgggttgacagataagggcggattcatctgatattgtagagaaggaatctacatgagcgggaatgTTTTGGTCCTCAATCTTTAAAAATCCGCTCTGACATTGTCTTTAGGTGCCGTAATAGTGAATAAGATGTTTGAATGAACGGGACAACCCACATTTAACTGAAATACGAACTCTATCCCACATACACAGATTTCTCCAGCCCATCCTCTGCCTTGGTGTACTCCAGGTGGGATCTGAAGTAGTTGCTCTCATAGGATGGACTGTTGCGAATGTATTCCAGGTAATCTGGGGTTCCAGGACAAATTACATTGTCTGCCAGTACTACTGTCCCCTTACGCAGCAGTCCACACTCCTTTAGGGTAAAAAAAGAGAGttaaacaaagttaaaaaagaTAAGCACAGCCAGAACACAGATTAAAACCTTGGAATGTATAACATGCAAAAGTGTTCAAACCTCCAGTAATTTAATATCTGGTAGGTAGCGATCCTTCCAGTGATCCaggaaaataaaatcaaatgtttTGACTCCAAAATGCTCCTTCATCCGTGGGATCCAGTCTCCTGAGGCTCCTTCAACCAGCTGGACCTGTGCAGTATAATAACAGCCTTCTGTGAGTAAATCTCCTGAATCTTCAACAATGTGCAATGGATTTGGTCCCCAGATTTCCTAAACTGTCTTCATTACAGCTAGGTATATTTTGTTTTAAGGGCCTTTGTCGGGTGCCAGTTTCTGACCACATTGGATGTCAACATCCAAACACTTGAGAATTATCCATACAGTAGGCATAAAAAACAAATTCCTAATAGggaatcaaacacacaaacccatTCCTCCAGAATACAGTAGGACAACCAGAGTTGAAAATGAAGACTCACAACtggggtggtaatagcctagtggactagaagaccacaaagtcaaaccccactcactatcattgtgtctctgagcaagacaattaaccctgagtgtctccagggggactgtccctgtcactactggttgtaagtcgctctgaataagggcgtctgataaatgatctGGATTAAAATATAACCCATCAATACTACATATAACACAAAAGGCCACCAGGGGACGCCATGGGACAGGCAgcaaaatgtaccaaaagtaCTAGCTGCTTTTCGGGCTGCCTCCTGATAATTCAGTATGAAAACGTCTTTATAAGACAACCAGGAGTGTAGCACAAAACTGTATATAAGCAATCTCTGGGAGACCCGTACATTTCTTTCCAAGTTTTATTTTAGGCTTTGAGGGCCCAGTTGGGACCTGGGTAACCATTCCTCATTATCCCCCAAATATGACACCCAGTACTGTGAATATGCCGTAAAGTTTTGAGAGAGCATGTGTAAGCAGATACACACAATCAACATGTTAAACATGATGGTACTTATGGAAGGCCTGTTCAGGCAAAAATAAGATCGTGTAAAACATCTGCAAGAATTACCCACTGcacacaataaaaagagaatagGGTCTCGTTTCCTGACTCAGTTTTCAAAAGGTAATTGATTTTTGTGAGAACGGAGCGACCTGATATCCTGTCCAGTGTCTCAAAATGAAAACTGGATGTTCTACATGACCATTCCATATGTCTGAACAGGCACATTCTAAGAGAAATGTGTATGTAGAGAAATGTGtatgaaaaccctcttattcaaaaggtatttcagacatatatatatatatatatatattggtgtcttcctcctgtaagtcgctttggataaaagcgtctgcaaaataaagtaacgtaaagtaaagtaaagtatttatGATCCTGTACCATGTCCTCCAGGCCTGCCCATTCAATGACCTGGCGTGCGATGGCTGCATAGTCCCCATTAAATTCCAGAGTAACAAGACGAGCACCCGGGGGCAGCAGGCGGGCGATGCGCACAGTGGAGTATCCACAATAGGTACCCAACTCCAGAGCCATCGCTGGGTTTACTTCACTGACCACAGAGTCCAGAATTGTACCTGAATTCACATGCATGCAAATACAGAAGAaatgcaagacacttaatttTACATATACTTTCTATTATTTCTGTGTTACCTATTGTTGTACAATTTGTGAGGAGTTATTGTGAGGAGTCCAGTGGATTTAATAATATGGAGCTTTTTGCCTTCAACTAGATGGAACAACCTCATGATGAAAGGATTGTAAACCGTTCAGAGACTACTAACGCGTGACCACTTTTCTCAGCAGGGAGAGTTACACAGTAAGGTAGAGGTACATGTTGatttagtggggcagtggtggcctagcggttaaggaagtggcacagcaccgtgcccacacactgctccccgggcgcctgtcatgtctgctcactgctcaccaagggacattttattgtgtcaccgtgtgctgaaaAAAACACGAGCGACCCCAACCATCCCAGGCATAGACTGTTCGGGCTGCTTCCATCAGGCAGGCAGTGCAGCAGTATTCTGTCGCAGACCAGCAGACGGGACAGTTTTTTCCACCAGTGAATTCCAAACGTGACCACTGACCAGCAAcctttgc
Encoded here:
- the comtb gene encoding catechol O-methyltransferase B; protein product: MLLPVLCGGCAALAAVLYALYCWIIPALVQYNGTVALLWHDVFVERMLDTFTRSTRPQRMLKAVQKNATRGDPLSVISAIDRFCRHSEWAMNVGDEKGTILDSVVSEVNPAMALELGTYCGYSTVRIARLLPPGARLVTLEFNGDYAAIARQVIEWAGLEDMVQLVEGASGDWIPRMKEHFGVKTFDFIFLDHWKDRYLPDIKLLEECGLLRKGTVVLADNVICPGTPDYLEYIRNSPSYESNYFRSHLEYTKAEDGLEKSVYVG